acgcacgttcacgtaaagtaaaggcattctatatatatttatccaaatatatatacatgtatttagaatgatttactactgtatgatatgtttattataattttgagcactgcatggtgttccaaaacgtgatttcatttcttgatgtcctatgaattagtatcggagatgtacgtgttacctgtcgaagctacccgcacaggtaaatcgaagacactgatgtgaagtgaagcgtagcaaagctcgtccccttatataccatgcgaaccccgatacatataacaatagaaattccaactaatatggcggattagcagagaaatatggcgaacatatagaattatactatatttattaattcatgtcagctttaagctagttcacaatccgttcatagtcaatgtgaacggattgtgtcgcgcactgaaattggttggttcatggaggaaaatgtgatttgcaatataaatataacaatctgcagtaaattacaccaTTCGTTTCAAACACttccctaccatggtaatttcctcagtcatttctcgattttgtgcaaTAATTTTCCTCGCGACAATGAACTTAAACTTTTGTAATATTTccttaaatttcaaaacattcactcttgatattagccaaccACACCTCACCTAGatatttatacctccgctcaatcttacATGGGTAAACTGCGTTCAGGTTACGCATCCAGGGGTTTGGTACCTTAATTCCTGTAGCCATCCTGTGCTTTTCAGCATCGATTGTATTTGTGGCGAACTACAGTGTAAGTATTTATGCATCGTATTTGTGCATCTGTAAAATTGCTTTTCATAATGTGTAAGGGTTATTGCCAAAGTCAGCTTCATTGTGTCATGAAGATATTTCGCATCAATTCGAACTTTATAGACATGGTTTATGACATGTGTCTCGGGTggtatttttgtaattttcatatGTTAGTTATCTAGCAATTTCGTAGTTTATTGTAAATTCCATATATAGGTGAAGATAaagttcaataattttttttaaaagtaaatagcATTGTAAAGTATCATCTTCTTTCGAACAAAGAAAACTATCGAACGCAATTTGTGTCGCATCAATTCGAACTTTATAGACATGGTTTATGACATGTGTCTCGGGTGGTATCTTTGTAATTTTCATATGTTAGTTATCTAGCAATTTTGTAGTTTATTGAGAATTCCATATTTAGGTGAAGATAAAGTTCAattatttgtttaaaaagtaaataGCATTGTAAAGTATTCTCTTCTTTCGAACAAAGAAAACTATCGAACGCAATTTGTGTCAGTGTCTATTTTCCATGAATTTTTCAAACGTATGACGCGCTGTTATGGGTATAATTCCATAAACGTAATTTAATCCTTTgcatttttacagattttatcaCATACTTTATGCAACTCCATCAATGTAATACAATTCTAAACTGATTGGGATGATTGTATATCAATTGTAGATGATATTGGCGAAGGGCAGATGAAGGTTTGTGAGCTTTTTATTACAGGAACGAATTTCATCTCTATTTGGAAACATTCACAGGGGGTCTGAGATGCTCAACGATATTACCATTTTATTGTTATGATTAAAGAGTTCGGCTATACGATTTGGTTCGTTTCATTAGATTTAGCTAcggattgattgattttgttttatacttcGTTTTGCTAGGCTTCGTTTCGTTAGGTATCGTTTTGTGTAGGTTTCGTTTTGCATTTAGAGGTACTCGATATGACCTCCATGTCACCGCTTGAATTGAAACGTTAAAGCACCGTCACAGTTAATGCTACAAACCTGAGCGTCAAGGAAAGATCCATATTtgtgcaatctgattaaaatcaaatccttTGAGCCGCTCACAAAGATCGCTACACAAAGATCTGAAGTAACCCAATGGAGGGTCGCGTCCTCGTGACCTTTTGTTTGGAATATTAATGGGAATTATCAGCCAATCAGATTGTGCTATACAGATAATGACGGTCCATTTGATTCGCGAACAGGTCacagtaatctctctcccacgaagtttattccactcTATAAAAATGTACGTGCTTGGATaaggattttcaaaaaatttgcAATCATGCCTAATTTATTCGGTtcacacaaacaacaaaacaagatAAAATACTACCAAATATGTCAATTACGATTCATGTATGAATAGTGACGAGCACGATTTTAATAGTTATCACGATGGCTAATATAGTGGTGGTTGGAAAATCGTCCTTACCACTTATTGGTACCAATGACGAAAGAACCTTTTCACCCTGTATTTTAGGTCTAAGAATTACTTAATCTTTTATACCGACCTAAAACAAACATTTCTGACACATACCTGTATCGGTACTTTCAACGATATTGAGGTTTAGAGCAATGTTTATCAATTGTATTTTTCGTCGGTCAATTATAATTTTCTATCcaatcccccctccccctcttcaTCTGGATGTTTAACGAGctgaatgaaagaaaacccaCAGAGACTGcacatattgtttacattgcaTGTTTTAACAGATGTGCAGTCTATGATCATGGACGCAGTAATCTTTAACGTATGTACATTGACACAAGGGTTTATGGGGAAAATCTGGCTGCCTGTATTTATTTGGCTTAAGTTCTTACGTACGTGACCCTTAAATGGGTTATATCAGACTCCCCTGTGTAGCGATCTACGTGAACGGATgaaaggatctgattttaatcacaTTGCATATTTGTGTTACTTCATCTCCCGCTGGTGACATCACAGtaataatataataaatgaaaattgtcGGAGAGGCGGACAACAAGCAAAACAATGTATATTGCTTTGAATACAGCGTGATGAAAATTACTTTGAAAGAAAGTTTTAAGAGAGTTTTATTCATCAATGGATACATGTAAGATATTTGTTCATGCTGTATTCACAATTACGTATACTATTACCTTTTCgtgtatatttttcaaatactccCTCTCATTGAATGTTAAGGACTCTGTCTCAAAAACATAGCCTTTCTCCAAATACGGCCGTTGCTTTAGAAATGTTTTCGACATTAAACGTGCTCCGTTTTGATTCTTGATTTCTTCAGCAGTTAATCCTAAGTAAAAAGGTAAGATAAAATATCATTAAACCAAATACTACAGTGTACTTACTGAATGTagtataatgaaaatgaaagtagcaTTATTTCGAACATAGGATTAAGATTTAGgataaaaacaaatacattatattacaagcatgttttattaaacccaataataattaaattatcacaCCTTGTTCCTCTTGAATTTGAATTGCATCGACGGCGCCTGAAAAGTTGAAGCATTTGATTAATGATTGAATACAATGACACTTcgcatgaaatatatacatattcaatGAATACGATTCTTTCGTATACATATTAGTGTATAATGAGATTCAGGCTCGTATCAGTTTGTGAAATGTCCTCGGGGGATAAATGTATAGCATTTTTACGCCCGTAAAATtgtgtttacctgattaagatatagggttcacggcgggtgtgaccggttggcagaggatgtttactcctcctaggaacatGCTCCTGTGTATAGTGGGTCTAGGGTTCTATGTTTGACCTACTCTAAAATTCCCCCTATGCTAGACCATGTACCCTCTATACCTCTTGTAACGTATGTAACCTATTCTCAGGTAACATTTCATTTAATGATACTCACGCTACTCtgtatgaacaagtgaagacaacgaacagcgatcatTCTAATTAATCCaggggcaaacacgaacccatGGACATGTCATAGATGATAGGAGGGTAAACACGAACACCTGGAACTAGCGAGATTTGTATGCAAGGGAAACCAAGACATTGATTTTACCTGAATGATAGTACGCTTCCATTATCTTTGCAGGTACGTCATCTTCTTTGTGTGCATTTATATACCGATATCGCTTCAAAAATGGTGGAAGCTCAACATCTTCAGTTGGACGCAGTAAAACAGgtattatcttcattttctCCCCTTCGGAATACGATAACTGAATAGCTTCGTGGGCCTCATCCATACACCAGGAACTTGTAATGTATGCAGGACTCAAGCACATCAAAACCTTCACACTTTTTGTCATTTCGGCATGGATATTGTCATGTAACAGTTTTCCCGGCACAAAATCTCTGTCGAACTGCATGCACCTGAGGAAGAACCTCTTCTCCAACTCCTCACATATCTTATTTGCTTCCTCGATATCTGATGAGGAACATGAAATAAACACATGGTATTTTTTTCCCGGAGGCAACCCGGGAGCCAATCGCTGTGGACCATGCCCAAATGAAAAGCGGTTACTTTCTTCTCGCGCACTTGCTTCATATTCCAATGGAATTTTAACATGCGTATTATCAAGAGAATTGCTTAGGCCATCTAAATCACAGTTTAAAAAATCGCTTGATTCGTCTCGTTCTGTTAATAAAAAGTCGTTTTCAGTGATAAATTCCTCTGACATACTTAGGTGAAAAAATGACGTTATCTATGTTCACGAATTATTGATAACACTGTGTTTCGACCAGTTTAAATGCACAGAATGACCTTCTGCAATAATCGATACGAAAACACTTCCTgataatgaatatattttagCAGTTCGTGTAGGATACCTGAAAATGGTCATTTACGTGAAATGAGGAAACCGAATATATTATAACATTGTCTATTTATAGACAAACTAGAATGCAAAGTAAAATGGATGTTCTCCTGTACGTTGTTTTTTCATATCTAGCAAAGGTAAGATGCATATTcataatttcacataatttataCGATATAATTGCGAATACACTTAGTaagttgtaaatttgaaaatacttcTGATGAAGAAAATGGTCATCATTGTATTGATTTAAATGAACGGAGCTTCAACTTGcaaacatgtacatgtggttATCTTACCATGCGGTGTAAAGCACTATTATACGAGTAAAAGAGGttttttattaaattaataGGCATTGCTTGCTTTTGGCTACAGGATTTGATTAAGACGCGCTCTAATGTTTAATATTGGTCCAGAAACCCATAACCCTTCTGAAAATGTTGCAAAGAAACACAGGCATgctacatttttaaattatgtaaaACCCATGTACGTGGCAAGCTATTATGGCAAAAGTACTGTCTTACGTTTGGAGGAAAATTTCCTTTCTCTTTCCTTTGATGCCGGGATTACCTAACTGTAATCTTAAAAGTATTAAGTTTGATTGCAGGTGGCGTTTTCGATTTCATATTTACTGTTCCATTATTTTATTTGCACATGCATCAATTctatgaaatgtaaataatttgtttgcATTAAATGTgcaaatatgattttaaaaaatgattgtttaaataggtttgaatattgaattaaattcgCGCCTGTCATTACACTTCGCGTGGTGGGTGCGATAACCACACGAGGCTTTCATACAAGTAACATACCAgaattacttttcaatattcaaaagctaccttacattttcattttcgtgTGTATGATAATCGAAGACAGAATATATGCCTCGAATAGGATGGTATAGATCGAAAACTCAAAATGGTTCGATTTGACGGGCTGCCTAAAATCGCAACGTCAACAAACGGAATAATATGAAACAGTGGGTTTTGGGGTCACATGGGacatgaatatttgaaggtatgtttggacacacgTATTTAGGAgtttactgtatattaaattcatgagatGGCTATGCAAGAATACAAAAGTGTGTATTTTTTCTGCGCCGTAAATGGATGATTTTTATAAGGGATTCATCTGCAGCTCTTTATTCTGTCCCATTATTTTTctagagagctacagatctatTGCTAACTTTACAGGAGACTGCTGAATTCACTGTGACATCAACTTATTTTGTCAGTGTCATGCCTCGATTCTAAATATTGATAATACAATTGTATGCAGAGCAGGTTCTTGTGTATCAAATCGTTTGAGACATAAAATCATgtataatggaacattgctacataatgAGCGAAGATTAGGTAAGTTTCTTTATGtcatacgtgtggtgtatattgaaagtgagatcaagcattagctttatcacacgcccgtttgataaagcacttcctgTCCTAACTACatttgacactgtccccgcttggatgatATATTTTCTATGTGTATGCATAtcgatgcatgaaataaagcgtaaa
Above is a genomic segment from Ostrea edulis chromosome 3, xbOstEdul1.1, whole genome shotgun sequence containing:
- the LOC125676531 gene encoding uncharacterized protein LOC125676531, translating into MSEEFITENDFLLTERDESSDFLNCDLDGLSNSLDNTHVKIPLEYEASAREESNRFSFGHGPQRLAPGLPPGKKYHVFISCSSSDIEEANKICEELEKRFFLRCMQFDRDFVPGKLLHDNIHAEMTKSVKVLMCLSPAYITSSWCMDEAHEAIQLSYSEGEKMKIIPVLLRPTEDVELPPFLKRYRYINAHKEDDVPAKIMEAYYHSGAVDAIQIQEEQGLTAEEIKNQNGARLMSKTFLKQRPYLEKGYVFETESLTFNEREYLKNIHEKFEEQFEAAASFLASQWLLRFYKVFVIKFFTITVGGLLTALTVSSIMTFYIAAALFGYEMTFPYEIAPFITPMVILEWCIFVFIIFVLRKKMTVAVRRKLWHKVNKKYFRETKCLIVYNDTDVRQPFMMVIRYNTTPCQRYLAILLERKYFQLEDRKQYHLDDDEIKNMAAERIEEKLELLQTSGHLAHWFPLDVHDYNRHNTWLRKQCLCQMLEKNIIERKVPIITV